One segment of Nostoc piscinale CENA21 DNA contains the following:
- a CDS encoding ABC exporter membrane fusion protein → MGQNLLLKSANKKLLGLVIGATAITGGIVVYGVSQFGLIGRTASQEPATVTTSVPKVSALARLEPAAEVISLSAPLVLDGDRLQEIRVQEGDIVQAGQIVAILDSRDRLETAVLQAEKQVRVAQAKLDQVKAGAKAGEIQAQRANVERLQAQSVGDFIGQREAIARIEAQWEGDRIAQAASIRKLEAELSNAQAEYERYQKLYTEGAISNSAFDSKRLIVETTKQQLDEAKAVLARINSTASRQLAEAKVSLARINATGNKQVSEAKATLTSIAEVRPVDVQAARMEVENAIAALKRAQTDLQAAYIRAPMTGQILKIHTRVGEKMSDKGIADLAQTEQMIAVAEVYQTDIGKVKIGQTATVTSPAFNGELRGEVYYVGLQVNRQNVFSNEPGENLDSRVVEVKIRLNPEDSKKVAGLTNLQVQTAIEI, encoded by the coding sequence ATGGGACAAAATCTACTATTGAAATCTGCCAATAAAAAATTACTGGGTTTAGTCATTGGGGCTACGGCTATTACTGGGGGAATTGTGGTTTATGGTGTTTCTCAGTTTGGGTTAATTGGACGCACAGCTTCTCAAGAACCTGCGACTGTAACCACATCAGTACCGAAAGTTTCAGCTTTAGCCAGACTAGAACCAGCAGCAGAAGTAATTAGCTTATCTGCGCCCTTGGTGTTAGATGGTGATCGCCTCCAGGAAATTCGGGTGCAAGAAGGTGATATTGTCCAGGCGGGACAGATAGTTGCCATTTTAGATTCGCGCGATCGCTTAGAAACTGCGGTACTGCAAGCCGAGAAACAAGTACGTGTCGCCCAAGCCAAACTTGATCAAGTCAAAGCCGGTGCCAAAGCTGGGGAAATTCAAGCCCAAAGAGCCAACGTCGAGCGTTTACAGGCTCAATCTGTAGGAGATTTTATCGGACAACGAGAAGCGATCGCCCGGATTGAAGCGCAATGGGAAGGCGATCGAATTGCCCAAGCCGCCAGCATTCGGAAACTAGAAGCAGAACTTAGCAACGCTCAAGCCGAATATGAACGTTATCAAAAGCTATATACCGAAGGCGCAATTTCTAACTCTGCCTTTGACAGTAAACGCTTGATTGTCGAGACAACCAAACAACAACTAGACGAAGCCAAAGCAGTTTTAGCGCGAATTAACTCCACCGCCAGCAGACAACTAGCAGAAGCAAAAGTTTCTTTAGCGCGAATTAACGCCACTGGGAACAAACAAGTTAGCGAAGCCAAAGCCACACTCACCAGTATTGCCGAAGTTCGTCCCGTGGATGTGCAAGCCGCCAGAATGGAAGTTGAAAATGCGATCGCAGCACTCAAACGCGCCCAAACTGACTTACAAGCAGCTTATATTAGAGCGCCAATGACCGGACAAATACTCAAGATTCACACCAGAGTGGGCGAAAAAATGAGTGACAAGGGTATTGCAGACTTAGCGCAAACCGAACAGATGATTGCAGTCGCCGAAGTTTATCAAACAGACATCGGTAAAGTCAAAATCGGACAAACAGCCACAGTCACCAGTCCAGCATTTAACGGCGAACTGCGCGGCGAAGTTTACTATGTTGGGTTACAAGTCAACCGCCAAAACGTGTTTAGCAACGAACCCGGAGAAAACTTAGATAGCCGAGTTGTAGAAGTCAAAATTCGCCTTAATCCCGAAGATAGTAAAAAAGTTGCAGGTTTAACAAACTTGCAAGTGCAAACAGCAATTGAAATTTAG
- a CDS encoding DevA family ABC transporter ATP-binding protein — MLQESLLVNSSDSQGNLEPVITVRNLNHYFGADSLRKQVLFDINLEINAGEIVIMTGPSGSGKTTLLTLLGGLRSAQEGSLKILGQEICGANKRKLTVLRRQIGYIFQAHNLMTFLTAKENVRMSLELHDEYLNENMDAKAIAMLETVGLGERVNYYPEKLSGGQKQRVAIARALVSHPKIVLADEPTAALDKKSGRDVVELMQKLAKEQGCTILLVTHDNRILDIADRIIYMEDGILKSDGVDIATTMH, encoded by the coding sequence ATGTTACAAGAATCTCTGCTAGTAAATTCTTCCGACTCACAGGGTAATTTAGAACCTGTAATTACCGTCCGAAATCTAAATCATTACTTTGGTGCAGATAGTTTAAGAAAACAAGTTTTATTTGATATTAATTTAGAGATTAATGCTGGTGAAATTGTGATTATGACCGGCCCATCTGGGTCTGGTAAAACCACCTTATTAACATTATTAGGTGGGCTACGTTCTGCCCAAGAAGGCAGTTTAAAAATTTTAGGACAGGAAATTTGCGGCGCGAATAAACGAAAATTAACAGTACTACGTCGTCAGATTGGCTATATTTTTCAGGCGCATAATTTGATGACATTTCTGACAGCAAAAGAAAATGTCCGAATGTCTTTAGAATTACATGATGAATATCTGAATGAAAATATGGATGCGAAAGCAATCGCTATGCTAGAAACAGTTGGCTTAGGCGAACGTGTAAATTATTACCCAGAGAAACTTTCTGGTGGGCAAAAACAGCGGGTAGCGATCGCTCGTGCTTTAGTCAGCCATCCTAAAATTGTTTTAGCAGATGAACCCACAGCCGCACTCGATAAGAAATCTGGACGTGATGTTGTGGAATTAATGCAGAAACTTGCCAAAGAACAAGGCTGTACAATTTTGCTAGTTACCCATGACAACCGGATTTTAGATATCGCCGATCGCATCATTTATATGGAAGATGGAATACTAAAAAGTGATGGTGTAGATATAGCAACCACAATGCACTAA
- a CDS encoding nuclear transport factor 2 family protein: MKKGREIQQVASNLMSFFVKRLSLILLAGVMVIFVGGKFDVASASQPNAESEIESLAVCYALGTDAIGSGNLQEGINTYQKCFTPDAKITAIFPNGAQATFIGAVNWANFVSSVFQGNGYTATQHLLGSFNIDINNNTATMSSYLHATHKLSDTSIDVANGTYVDKVVNQNGKWKIKERVLTLIDFLNLSSPASPDAEVSSAARSSNSVSNTLSDDSNNSKKPHRPHVPGYM, from the coding sequence ATGAAAAAAGGCAGAGAAATTCAGCAAGTTGCATCAAATTTAATGTCATTTTTTGTCAAACGGTTAAGCTTGATTTTGCTGGCTGGTGTGATGGTTATTTTCGTGGGAGGTAAATTCGATGTAGCTAGTGCATCGCAACCAAATGCAGAATCGGAAATTGAAAGTTTGGCAGTTTGTTACGCATTAGGAACTGATGCTATTGGTAGCGGTAATCTGCAAGAAGGTATAAATACTTACCAAAAATGTTTTACTCCCGATGCTAAAATAACTGCGATTTTTCCCAATGGCGCTCAGGCAACATTTATTGGTGCAGTTAATTGGGCTAATTTTGTTTCTTCAGTGTTTCAAGGTAATGGATATACAGCTACTCAACATTTGCTAGGTAGTTTCAATATAGATATCAACAACAATACAGCAACTATGTCCTCTTACCTTCATGCAACCCATAAGCTTTCCGATACAAGCATTGACGTTGCTAATGGTACATATGTGGATAAAGTTGTCAATCAAAATGGTAAATGGAAAATTAAGGAACGTGTTCTGACACTGATTGATTTCTTAAATCTTTCTTCTCCTGCTTCTCCTGACGCGGAAGTTTCCTCAGCAGCTAGAAGTAGTAATTCTGTTTCTAATACCTTATCTGATGATTCTAATAATTCCAAAAAACCACATAGACCACATGTTCCTGGTTATATGTAA
- the rsmH gene encoding 16S rRNA (cytosine(1402)-N(4))-methyltransferase RsmH → MNSDSSSSLIIDEQIFSHLPVLPQEVIAGLAVSAGGHYLDTTVGGGGHSRLILQTAPDVQLTAIDQDEDALAAAKKELAEFGDRVKFIQSNFAAYPFPDATFNGILADLGVSSYQLDTPERGFSFRHTASLDMRMNQQASLTAADVINEWEEAELADIFFKYGEERLSRRIARRIVERRPFDTTTELAEAIASAVPPKYRYGRIHPATRAFQALRIVVNDELKSLETFLAKAPNALVPGGRIAVISFHSLEDRLVKHGLRNSPLLRVLTKKPITAQESEIAHNPRSRSAKLRIAERVN, encoded by the coding sequence ATGAATTCTGATTCTTCCTCATCGCTGATTATTGACGAACAGATATTTTCTCATTTGCCTGTGTTACCGCAAGAAGTAATTGCAGGTTTAGCGGTGTCTGCGGGAGGTCATTATCTAGATACAACTGTTGGTGGTGGTGGCCACAGTCGGTTGATTTTACAAACTGCGCCGGATGTACAGTTAACTGCTATTGACCAAGATGAGGATGCTTTAGCCGCAGCAAAAAAAGAATTAGCGGAGTTTGGCGATCGCGTAAAATTTATTCAAAGTAACTTTGCGGCTTATCCGTTTCCCGACGCTACTTTTAATGGTATTCTCGCCGATTTAGGAGTAAGTTCTTATCAGTTAGATACTCCAGAACGAGGTTTTAGCTTTCGCCACACTGCAAGTTTAGATATGCGGATGAATCAGCAAGCTTCCCTGACTGCTGCGGATGTAATTAATGAGTGGGAGGAAGCGGAACTTGCAGATATTTTCTTTAAATACGGTGAAGAAAGACTATCTCGACGCATAGCTAGACGCATTGTCGAACGCCGTCCATTTGATACGACAACGGAATTAGCGGAAGCGATCGCATCTGCTGTTCCTCCCAAATACCGTTATGGTAGAATTCACCCGGCAACCCGCGCCTTTCAAGCTTTGCGAATTGTTGTCAATGATGAGTTAAAGTCTTTAGAAACTTTTTTAGCAAAAGCACCAAACGCCCTCGTTCCGGGTGGGAGAATTGCGGTAATTAGTTTTCATAGTTTAGAAGACCGCTTAGTTAAGCATGGTTTACGTAACTCTCCACTGTTGCGGGTGCTTACAAAAAAGCCAATTACCGCACAAGAATCGGAAATTGCTCATAACCCGCGATCTCGTTCTGCCAAACTGAGAATAGCAGAAAGAGTTAACTGA
- a CDS encoding DUF5132 domain-containing protein → MSIKLLPDLGDLAEGLGVTGIVGVVLVPVLLPVVAGVGRPVAKAVVKKGILFYENSKAAIAEVNEVWEDIIAEARAEVGEERMKSAEPREI, encoded by the coding sequence ATGTCGATAAAACTTTTACCAGACCTTGGAGATTTAGCAGAAGGATTAGGAGTTACAGGTATTGTTGGGGTTGTGTTGGTGCCTGTATTGTTGCCAGTGGTAGCTGGTGTTGGTAGACCAGTAGCCAAAGCAGTTGTGAAAAAAGGAATATTGTTCTACGAAAACAGCAAAGCAGCGATCGCAGAAGTAAACGAAGTCTGGGAAGATATCATTGCTGAAGCTAGGGCAGAAGTTGGTGAAGAGCGGATGAAATCAGCTGAACCCAGAGAAATTTAG
- a CDS encoding UPF0175 family protein, giving the protein MHILSLQYPDDLLITSGKSPQALEAELTFLLAVKLFELRRLSLGKAAAFCNMNKPQFMYELGRLQVPVINLDDDQIADELSDD; this is encoded by the coding sequence ATGCACATCCTCTCCCTGCAATATCCTGATGACTTACTTATTACTTCTGGTAAATCACCCCAAGCTTTAGAAGCAGAACTCACGTTTTTGCTTGCTGTAAAACTATTTGAGTTAAGAAGACTCTCACTCGGCAAAGCTGCGGCTTTTTGCAATATGAACAAACCTCAGTTTATGTACGAGCTAGGACGTTTACAAGTTCCTGTGATTAACCTTGATGATGACCAAATCGCTGACGAATTGAGCGATGACTAA
- a CDS encoding MotA/TolQ/ExbB proton channel family protein yields the protein MQISNLFVAGGVVMWPLLGFSLLAVALIIERILFWFRITNRQNSVVKEVLKLYRSDNVVGALNKLQQNTDLPIARIFLAALELEEPTPEEFRLALESEAQAELPLLKRFQNIFDTIIGLAPLLGLLGTVLGLITSFASLNIGDVGSTKTIGVTAGISEALVSTASGLVVAIFTLLFANTFRGLYQRQLARIQEYGGQLELLYRRRYERRDKF from the coding sequence ATGCAAATTAGCAATTTATTTGTCGCCGGTGGCGTGGTGATGTGGCCGCTGCTGGGATTCTCTTTGTTAGCAGTGGCTTTGATTATTGAACGTATTTTATTCTGGTTCAGAATTACCAATCGACAAAATTCTGTTGTCAAAGAAGTACTCAAGCTTTATCGTTCAGATAATGTGGTTGGTGCTTTAAACAAATTACAGCAAAATACAGACTTACCCATTGCCCGAATTTTTCTCGCCGCTTTAGAATTAGAAGAACCAACACCAGAAGAATTTCGTTTGGCGCTAGAAAGTGAAGCGCAAGCCGAATTACCCTTACTCAAACGCTTTCAAAACATTTTTGATACAATTATTGGTCTTGCACCATTATTAGGTTTGTTGGGTACAGTTTTAGGTTTAATTACTTCCTTTGCTTCGCTAAATATTGGTGATGTAGGTAGTACAAAAACTATAGGTGTCACTGCGGGGATTAGTGAAGCTTTGGTATCCACCGCATCAGGATTAGTCGTGGCTATTTTTACCCTGTTGTTTGCAAACACCTTCAGAGGACTCTACCAACGTCAACTGGCACGCATTCAAGAGTATGGTGGACAGTTAGAATTACTCTATCGCCGCCGTTATGAAAGGAGAGATAAATTTTAA
- a CDS encoding TetR/AcrR family transcriptional regulator, translating into MPKIVDHDQYRKELLSKCFDLFAQKGYGSVTMRQIAQEMGVSTGTLYHYFSSKEALFEQLVEEISQQDVSAALAELKGKETLSEAMAALGKYLVKNEDYFIKWTFVWVDFCQHQDSEKMPHHNNVFKRANQRYQQAACRFLGVEDQILASFVLSFVNGLILEKLWGDESIDFVEQCTLLGKMLTVYLQQNITNQN; encoded by the coding sequence ATGCCCAAAATTGTTGACCATGACCAATACCGGAAAGAACTTCTCAGCAAATGCTTTGATTTATTTGCTCAAAAAGGTTATGGCTCCGTGACTATGCGGCAAATTGCTCAAGAGATGGGAGTTTCGACAGGGACTTTGTATCACTACTTTTCTAGTAAAGAAGCCTTATTTGAACAATTAGTAGAAGAGATTTCGCAGCAAGATGTGAGTGCCGCTTTGGCAGAACTAAAAGGGAAAGAAACTCTGTCAGAAGCTATGGCAGCTTTAGGGAAATATCTAGTAAAAAACGAGGATTACTTTATTAAATGGACATTTGTTTGGGTGGATTTTTGTCAACATCAAGACTCAGAGAAAATGCCACATCATAACAATGTTTTTAAACGTGCTAATCAACGTTATCAGCAAGCTGCTTGTAGGTTTTTAGGTGTGGAAGATCAGATTTTAGCTTCTTTTGTCTTGAGCTTTGTAAATGGATTAATTTTGGAGAAATTATGGGGAGACGAAAGTATTGATTTTGTTGAGCAATGTACTTTGCTGGGGAAAATGTTGACAGTTTATTTGCAACAAAACATCACGAATCAGAATTAG
- the dapF gene encoding diaminopimelate epimerase, whose amino-acid sequence MRFYKYHALGNDYLVINPEDLSSQLTSEQIQIICHRNFGIGSDGILLGPLPSTQAQFGLRIFNPDGSEAEKSGNGLRIFSRYLWDTGLVSAAPFSIETLGGVVQSVIQDGGKIVQVEMGTVSFWSDDIPVVGDRREVIKEQINVGDVTFTFCAATIGNPHCVISLTEVDAAIAKKYGSILETHPFFPNRTNVQFMQVLNRHTIKIEIWERGAGYTLASGSSSSAAAAVAHTLGLCDSPITVQMPGGEILIQINDDFKISMTGSVTKVAQGELSAELSDFTPLHP is encoded by the coding sequence ATGAGATTCTACAAATATCATGCTCTCGGCAACGACTATCTAGTTATCAATCCCGAAGATTTATCATCACAGTTAACCTCTGAACAAATCCAAATCATTTGTCATCGAAATTTTGGCATTGGATCTGACGGTATATTATTAGGGCCATTACCATCAACACAAGCACAGTTCGGTTTACGCATCTTTAATCCCGATGGCAGTGAAGCCGAAAAAAGTGGTAATGGACTGCGGATTTTTTCTCGTTATCTTTGGGATACTGGTCTTGTGAGTGCAGCGCCATTTTCCATAGAAACTTTAGGTGGAGTGGTGCAATCGGTGATCCAAGATGGGGGGAAAATAGTTCAGGTCGAAATGGGGACAGTCAGCTTTTGGAGTGATGATATCCCAGTAGTAGGCGATCGCCGAGAAGTCATCAAAGAGCAAATTAATGTTGGCGATGTAACTTTTACCTTTTGTGCAGCGACAATTGGTAATCCTCACTGTGTGATTTCTTTAACTGAAGTTGATGCTGCGATCGCTAAAAAGTATGGGTCAATCTTAGAAACTCATCCTTTCTTCCCCAATCGCACTAATGTTCAATTCATGCAAGTGCTTAATCGCCACACCATCAAAATTGAAATTTGGGAAAGAGGTGCTGGCTATACTTTAGCTTCCGGTAGTAGTAGCAGTGCGGCTGCGGCTGTGGCCCATACATTAGGTTTATGCGATTCTCCAATTACAGTACAAATGCCTGGTGGAGAAATTTTAATTCAAATCAACGACGACTTTAAAATTTCTATGACTGGTTCTGTCACAAAAGTTGCCCAAGGCGAATTATCAGCAGAATTAAGTGATTTTACGCCCTTACACCCTTAA
- a CDS encoding M48 family metallopeptidase, with translation MAFDQQRFDKLIQRLEIFASQQPTLYRFHVACLAVLGYAYIFMILAVTVALLLTIGWLMFNARSFSRGTIKAVIFLLAIAIILLRSLWVSFPAPTGLALRRKDAPSLFCLVDDLTTKLKAPRFHHILLTTDFNATVVQRPRLGLFGWHQNYLIVGLPLMLALPPEQFRAILVHELGHLSGNYHRFNAWIYRQRLIWYRIQTVLEQSSNESLWVVFHKFLQWYIPFFHAYSFELARLHEYEVDRYAVEITGVENTAKSLMNRKVKIRFLENYFWSNIYHQVQTEVEPPKTSYTAMQTALTQGVPLREASIYLAQSLTEKTNHTDTHPSLTERLQALGFVPGIQEELSVAAPMLISAAQEYLGNAFEKIRDNFSQAWCEKIATPWRQKYAEVQQSLAILDKLNAKAERQPLSLGEATTRALLTFELEGEEAVIPLLREVIKLDHTHASANYLLGQILLKQQDASGIEHIERAIAKDIDIAIDGYQIIGSFLKRQGQDDRAELYHELAEEHYDLLLRGQKERASLNITDDFKAHSLSETEITHLRQQLSRYPNITTAYLVQKVVQYFPEKPLYVLAVMRKFSFWESNHETDNAQLVDALLKEIELPGAVFCFILNSNLNFEKKFKQIPEAIIYQQKIKK, from the coding sequence ATGGCTTTCGATCAACAGCGTTTTGATAAGCTAATTCAGAGATTAGAAATTTTTGCCAGTCAACAGCCAACTCTTTATAGATTTCACGTTGCATGTTTGGCGGTGTTGGGTTACGCCTACATATTCATGATTTTAGCTGTAACTGTGGCATTACTGCTAACTATTGGCTGGTTGATGTTCAATGCTAGATCATTTAGCCGTGGAACTATTAAGGCTGTAATTTTTTTACTAGCGATCGCTATTATATTATTGCGATCGCTTTGGGTATCGTTTCCCGCACCCACCGGATTAGCATTACGCCGCAAAGATGCACCTAGCTTGTTTTGTTTGGTTGATGATCTCACGACAAAACTCAAGGCTCCGAGATTTCATCATATCTTACTCACCACAGATTTTAATGCCACTGTTGTTCAGAGACCACGCTTAGGTTTATTTGGCTGGCATCAAAATTACCTGATTGTCGGTTTGCCATTAATGTTAGCATTACCACCTGAACAATTTCGGGCGATTTTAGTCCATGAGTTGGGACATTTATCAGGAAATTATCATCGCTTCAATGCTTGGATTTATCGTCAGCGTCTCATTTGGTATCGCATTCAAACAGTACTAGAACAAAGTAGTAATGAATCATTGTGGGTAGTTTTTCACAAGTTTTTACAGTGGTACATTCCATTTTTTCATGCTTACTCTTTTGAACTAGCCAGATTACATGAATATGAAGTTGATAGATATGCTGTGGAAATCACAGGCGTAGAAAATACAGCTAAATCTTTGATGAATCGCAAGGTGAAAATTAGATTTTTAGAAAATTATTTCTGGTCTAATATTTATCATCAAGTTCAAACAGAAGTTGAGCCACCAAAAACGAGTTATACCGCTATGCAAACAGCTTTAACTCAGGGAGTACCTCTGAGAGAAGCAAGTATTTATTTAGCGCAATCACTAACAGAAAAAACGAATCATACAGATACTCACCCTTCCCTAACAGAGAGATTACAAGCTTTAGGCTTTGTTCCTGGTATTCAAGAAGAATTATCTGTGGCTGCACCAATGCTGATTAGTGCAGCACAAGAATATTTAGGTAACGCTTTTGAAAAAATTAGAGATAATTTTAGTCAAGCTTGGTGTGAAAAAATCGCCACACCTTGGCGACAAAAATATGCTGAAGTGCAACAATCATTAGCTATCTTAGATAAACTCAATGCTAAAGCTGAAAGACAACCGCTATCATTAGGAGAAGCAACGACAAGAGCGTTGTTAACATTTGAGTTAGAAGGTGAAGAAGCAGTAATACCATTGTTGCGTGAAGTGATTAAATTAGATCATACCCACGCTTCCGCAAATTATCTCTTAGGACAAATACTATTAAAACAACAAGATGCTAGTGGTATAGAACATATTGAAAGAGCGATCGCCAAAGATATAGATATCGCAATTGACGGTTATCAAATAATTGGCTCTTTCCTCAAACGCCAAGGACAAGATGATCGAGCAGAACTATATCATGAGCTTGCCGAAGAACATTATGATTTACTCTTACGTGGTCAAAAAGAACGCGCTAGTTTAAATATAACTGATGACTTTAAAGCGCATAGTCTTTCGGAGACGGAGATAACTCATCTACGTCAGCAGTTATCTCGCTATCCCAATATTACAACTGCCTATTTAGTCCAAAAAGTTGTACAGTATTTCCCCGAAAAACCACTTTATGTCCTGGCTGTAATGCGAAAATTCAGTTTCTGGGAAAGCAATCACGAAACCGATAACGCACAACTTGTTGACGCACTGTTAAAAGAAATTGAATTACCAGGAGCAGTATTTTGCTTTATTTTGAATAGTAATCTCAATTTTGAGAAGAAGTTTAAACAAATACCAGAGGCAATTATTTACCAACAAAAAATTAAAAAATGA
- the devC gene encoding ABC transporter permease DevC, which yields MKLFLKTPLAWRQLLKERTRLLVAVAGITFADMLIFIQMGFEGALFDAAIKPHRSLQADLVLINPQFQTLFSVKSFSRERLYQTLGYEGVKSVSPVYIGTGQWRNPETRLERAILVWGIDPAKSAFNFPEIQNNLDPIKQLNQVLFDQAGRPEYGAVGEIFQKTGKFETELNNKNVSVKGIFSNGASFAADGNVITSDSTFLQIFPERKPDRIEVGLITLNADADPQKVQAQMIAGLPKDISVLTPEEFAQIEKAYWASGTGIGFIFNLGVGVGFIVGIVIVYQILYSDVSDHLPEYATLKAMGYTDRYLLVVLFQEALFLAFLGFIPSFLLSIGLYQLAYTATMLPIFMNLQRAITVFILTVIMCTASGAIAMRKLSSADPADIF from the coding sequence ATGAAACTATTTCTCAAAACGCCATTAGCTTGGCGACAATTATTAAAAGAAAGAACTCGTTTATTAGTAGCAGTCGCAGGTATTACCTTTGCCGATATGCTGATATTTATTCAGATGGGATTTGAAGGAGCATTATTTGATGCAGCTATCAAACCACATCGCAGTTTACAAGCAGATTTAGTATTAATTAATCCCCAATTTCAAACCCTGTTTTCTGTTAAAAGCTTTTCGAGAGAGCGCCTGTACCAAACATTAGGCTATGAGGGTGTAAAGTCGGTAAGCCCAGTTTATATTGGTACTGGACAATGGCGCAATCCTGAAACCAGATTAGAACGTGCCATTTTAGTTTGGGGTATCGACCCAGCAAAATCAGCATTTAATTTTCCCGAAATTCAAAACAATCTAGACCCGATTAAACAATTAAATCAAGTGCTGTTTGACCAAGCAGGTCGTCCAGAATACGGTGCTGTGGGAGAGATTTTTCAAAAAACGGGTAAGTTTGAAACAGAATTAAATAATAAAAATGTCAGTGTCAAGGGCATTTTTAGTAATGGTGCGTCGTTTGCGGCGGATGGTAATGTGATTACCAGCGACTCGACCTTTTTACAAATCTTTCCCGAACGGAAACCAGACCGCATTGAAGTTGGGTTAATTACTCTCAACGCAGATGCAGACCCCCAAAAAGTACAAGCACAAATGATTGCAGGATTACCCAAAGATATCAGTGTCCTGACTCCAGAAGAATTTGCCCAAATCGAAAAAGCCTACTGGGCTAGTGGTACAGGTATTGGCTTTATTTTCAATTTAGGTGTGGGAGTTGGTTTTATTGTTGGTATCGTCATTGTTTACCAAATTCTGTATTCCGATGTTTCCGACCATTTGCCCGAATATGCAACTTTAAAAGCAATGGGCTATACAGATCGCTATTTGTTAGTAGTATTGTTCCAAGAAGCACTATTCCTGGCTTTTTTAGGTTTTATTCCGTCATTTTTATTGTCTATTGGGCTGTATCAACTAGCTTACACCGCCACTATGTTGCCTATCTTCATGAATTTGCAACGGGCAATCACAGTGTTTATTTTAACAGTAATCATGTGTACAGCATCTGGGGCGATCGCTATGCGTAAACTCAGTTCTGCTGACCCTGCTGATATTTTCTAA
- a CDS encoding NAD(P)H-quinone oxidoreductase subunit H, giving the protein MARIETRTEPMVLNMGPHHPSMHGVLRLIVTLDGEDVIDCEPVIGYLHRGMEKIAENRTTVMYVPYVSRWDYAAGMFNEAVTVNAPEKLAGIAVPKRASYIRVIMLELNRIANHLLWFGPFLADVGAQTPFFYQFREREMIYDLWEAATGYRMVNNNYFRVGGVAADLPYGWVDKCEEFCDYFLPVVDEYEKLVTNNPIFRRRVEGIGTITREEAINWGLSGPMLRASGVKWDLRKVDHYECYDDFDWEVQWETAGDCLARYMVRMREMRESVKIIKQALKGLPGGPYENLEAKRLAAGKKSEWDDFDYQFIGKKVAPTFKMPKGEIYARVESGKGELGIYLVGDDNVFPWRWKIRPADFNNLQILPHLLRGMKVADIVVILGSIDVIMGSVDR; this is encoded by the coding sequence ATGGCCAGAATAGAAACCCGTACTGAACCAATGGTGCTGAACATGGGGCCACACCACCCCTCAATGCACGGGGTTCTGCGGCTAATTGTCACCTTGGATGGCGAGGATGTCATTGATTGTGAACCGGTAATCGGCTATTTACATCGAGGAATGGAAAAAATTGCCGAAAACCGTACCACTGTTATGTATGTTCCCTACGTTAGTCGCTGGGACTACGCAGCAGGAATGTTTAACGAAGCTGTCACAGTTAACGCCCCCGAAAAGTTAGCTGGGATTGCAGTTCCCAAACGCGCCAGCTACATCCGCGTCATTATGCTGGAACTTAATCGCATCGCCAACCACTTACTATGGTTTGGCCCGTTCCTGGCTGACGTAGGCGCACAAACTCCCTTCTTCTACCAATTCCGAGAACGGGAGATGATTTACGATTTGTGGGAAGCAGCTACAGGCTACCGCATGGTAAATAACAACTACTTCCGCGTTGGCGGTGTGGCTGCCGATTTACCTTATGGTTGGGTAGATAAATGTGAAGAATTTTGCGACTACTTCTTACCTGTAGTTGATGAATACGAAAAGTTAGTTACCAATAACCCCATCTTCCGCCGTCGTGTTGAAGGTATTGGTACAATTACCCGCGAAGAAGCAATTAACTGGGGGTTATCTGGCCCCATGTTACGTGCTTCTGGCGTGAAGTGGGACTTGCGTAAAGTTGACCATTACGAATGCTACGACGATTTTGACTGGGAAGTTCAGTGGGAAACTGCCGGTGATTGTTTAGCGCGTTATATGGTACGGATGCGGGAAATGCGCGAATCTGTGAAGATTATCAAGCAAGCCCTGAAAGGATTACCCGGCGGCCCCTACGAAAACCTGGAAGCTAAACGCCTAGCTGCTGGCAAAAAATCTGAATGGGATGATTTTGATTACCAGTTTATTGGTAAAAAAGTAGCCCCCACCTTCAAAATGCCGAAAGGTGAAATCTATGCCCGTGTGGAAAGCGGTAAGGGTGAACTAGGCATTTATCTGGTTGGTGATGATAATGTCTTTCCTTGGCGCTGGAAAATTCGCCCCGCAGATTTCAACAACCTGCAAATTCTACCTCACTTATTGCGGGGTATGAAGGTCGCAGATATTGTGGTCATCCTCGGTAGTATTGACGTAATCATGGGTTCTGTAGACAGATAA